A stretch of the Clostridia bacterium genome encodes the following:
- a CDS encoding phage tail tape measure protein, which yields MADQVKVKITGDDKEFNESLKRAGETAKKSFAAVGVAVAAAAASVVKFGSEFEQSAAKASTLFGDVAVDTENLNKKMLSLSASVGVAATELNEGLYSALSAGVPVTEDMAGALDMLEQSAKLAMAGFTDTDTAIAATAKTLNAYGLDVSETERIQGILIQTQNKGITTVGELGASLAQVTPTAAAFKVSFENVGAALATMTAQGTPTAQATTQLNSLIAELGKSGTIASDNLKAAAEGTEYAGKSFLEMMESGAELNDVLALLQKAADESGVSMVDMFSSIEAGKAALSIMNQEGKTFTSNLEAMNNTAGLVEKGFETMANTAAGQSAIMKEGLKNLAITAYNSLDGAFTDLLKDVNTAIAGISASLSDGALGGALSFVISNFTALATAVIGSVAAVKAYNAIGAITTTVTTAWTAATTALTAMESAHALTLVASNGGLTLFQTLVGLCTGQITLKTAAVGLATKAQMLWNGAMSANPLGLLLAAVVAVTAAIAVFTLCMEDEKSEADLLAEEIDELTARVEENRKAYEQAREARKKAVSEIESEYGHYESLVEELDSLVDANGNVKEGYEDRANAITGILSDALGTEITLDSMVAQGKQAIIDNIYSLIEAKKQEALLSGYQEDYNKAIKEEAEAQQNLTEATINRKKAQDAVNKVLDDAREKIPDVVKEYENGSLSFEKFSALLTNTGIATKATTGTFEELYSNLKKADGEVVKASNALQENQNIQENFEFLLGAVASGEADKIEEAFLRINNSFKTAEVSTKSSLQSQVLSFEKSLTAVEEAFANGMPGVTQEMVDNYRQLYELAVYELTRWEVLNKDKGMNAAESLAQNFGDNVFRLRGIPVGASDAIADGVGESLESVDSAGAADKVVAEYADSISDGKGEVDKASNDVKQTVEDDLNSVDGADAGSKAVNEFAGSISAGAGEAQSASVAVAENAGAGFGSVSMAPYGMAATWSYANGISSNVGNIVGAWVSVQNATKNGLTIDISGEGEGAIQTFASGIQAKGPLAVSASGTIANNSKTKLNMNTYSSGTNFAQGFINGMRAMMSTVNATAYNMGRGAKNSLSSAIGEQSPAKETIKSGKYFGEGFVIGLNKSADGVNGASATLARGSLIAFNNELAKGVQDSVASVFAKGFKNGLPENDEENTKRFNSFKESLDKQLQYGVITQQEYYEGIAKYRDEYLTAGTKEWFDATDSIYEYTENALEEQIQSEREILDRSHRFGIISDAEYYASLEAIRDKYFKVGSDEWFDYTEEIFDYHEQLKEDAIEKAEEAREKAQEVLSDVLDEAKDFSEKLSDVGGLYDSDAIIGVEYQWSEDGRTLTEKAVKGIAPADLNAQTADIQRYADNLIKLKGKVPADLFGMLRDMSVKDGLAFTDALLAYDDEALNAYVKAFEEKERAIRSVTAELYGAEVVEASQDLIDAVQEEAGVKLPEKFFAIGEDSGEQFAEGFAGKLTEIVKNVSDVLDDVYGFSGMRHEYMHQSTLAGGTTYAPTYVLQSAEGESTARQMQTIQNAETQKRLRNWR from the coding sequence ATGGCAGATCAGGTAAAAGTAAAAATCACCGGCGATGACAAGGAATTTAATGAATCGCTTAAACGTGCCGGCGAAACCGCAAAGAAAAGTTTTGCAGCTGTTGGTGTAGCTGTAGCTGCTGCAGCTGCCTCGGTTGTGAAATTTGGTTCCGAATTCGAACAAAGTGCGGCAAAGGCATCTACACTTTTTGGAGACGTTGCAGTAGATACAGAAAACTTAAATAAAAAAATGCTTTCACTTTCTGCAAGTGTCGGTGTTGCGGCAACCGAGCTCAACGAAGGTCTTTATTCTGCACTGTCTGCCGGTGTTCCGGTTACAGAAGATATGGCGGGAGCGCTTGACATGCTGGAACAATCTGCAAAGCTTGCGATGGCTGGTTTTACAGATACGGATACAGCAATTGCTGCAACAGCTAAAACCCTTAATGCATATGGTCTGGATGTTTCTGAAACGGAACGAATTCAGGGTATACTGATTCAAACGCAAAACAAAGGTATCACGACAGTAGGAGAACTCGGTGCATCTTTGGCACAAGTTACACCAACAGCGGCAGCGTTTAAAGTTTCTTTTGAAAACGTAGGTGCGGCACTTGCTACAATGACGGCGCAAGGTACTCCTACTGCTCAGGCTACCACACAGTTGAACAGTTTGATAGCTGAACTCGGGAAAAGTGGCACAATAGCTTCTGACAATTTAAAGGCAGCTGCAGAGGGAACAGAATATGCTGGGAAGAGTTTCCTTGAAATGATGGAAAGCGGTGCAGAGCTAAACGATGTGTTAGCGCTTTTGCAAAAAGCAGCTGACGAGAGTGGCGTGTCAATGGTAGATATGTTTTCTTCCATTGAAGCAGGTAAAGCGGCTCTTTCTATCATGAACCAGGAAGGAAAAACTTTCACCTCTAACTTAGAGGCGATGAATAATACCGCTGGGCTTGTTGAAAAGGGATTTGAAACAATGGCGAATACCGCTGCAGGTCAGTCAGCCATTATGAAGGAAGGCCTTAAGAATCTTGCTATAACCGCATATAACTCCTTGGATGGTGCTTTTACAGATTTGTTAAAGGATGTGAATACGGCAATTGCAGGAATTTCCGCAAGTTTATCTGACGGAGCGCTTGGCGGTGCTCTTTCTTTTGTAATCAGCAATTTTACAGCTTTGGCTACTGCTGTAATAGGTTCGGTTGCGGCGGTTAAAGCGTATAATGCAATTGGAGCAATCACGACAACGGTAACTACAGCATGGACGGCGGCAACTACTGCGCTTACTGCAATGGAATCGGCACACGCGTTGACGTTGGTTGCTTCGAACGGCGGTCTGACTTTGTTCCAGACACTTGTTGGCTTGTGTACGGGGCAGATTACTCTGAAAACCGCTGCTGTGGGGCTTGCCACGAAAGCTCAGATGCTTTGGAACGGCGCAATGTCGGCAAATCCCTTGGGGTTGTTGTTGGCGGCGGTTGTAGCCGTAACTGCGGCGATTGCGGTATTTACCTTATGCATGGAGGACGAAAAAAGCGAGGCAGACCTGCTTGCGGAGGAAATCGATGAGCTGACCGCCAGGGTCGAAGAAAATCGAAAGGCTTATGAGCAGGCCAGAGAGGCGCGCAAAAAAGCTGTTTCGGAAATCGAATCGGAATATGGACATTACGAATCACTTGTGGAAGAGCTTGACAGCCTTGTGGATGCCAACGGTAATGTGAAAGAGGGCTACGAGGACAGAGCAAACGCCATTACAGGTATTCTGTCGGATGCACTGGGTACTGAAATTACCTTAGACAGCATGGTTGCACAAGGTAAGCAGGCGATTATTGACAATATATATTCCTTGATTGAGGCGAAAAAGCAGGAGGCGTTACTTTCCGGTTATCAGGAAGATTATAATAAAGCTATTAAAGAAGAGGCGGAGGCACAACAAAATTTAACCGAAGCAACAATTAATAGAAAAAAAGCTCAGGATGCTGTCAATAAAGTGTTAGATGACGCAAGAGAAAAAATTCCGGATGTCGTAAAGGAATACGAAAATGGTTCCTTGAGTTTTGAAAAGTTTTCTGCATTGTTGACAAACACTGGTATAGCAACCAAGGCAACAACTGGTACTTTTGAAGAACTTTATTCAAACCTGAAAAAGGCTGACGGAGAAGTTGTAAAAGCGAGTAATGCTCTGCAAGAAAACCAAAATATTCAGGAAAACTTTGAATTCTTGTTGGGGGCTGTTGCGTCCGGCGAAGCGGATAAAATAGAAGAGGCATTCTTAAGGATAAACAACTCTTTTAAAACTGCAGAGGTAAGCACAAAATCAAGTTTACAAAGTCAAGTCTTGAGTTTCGAAAAAAGTCTTACAGCAGTTGAGGAGGCTTTCGCAAATGGCATGCCCGGTGTAACACAAGAGATGGTTGACAATTATAGGCAACTGTATGAACTTGCCGTATATGAATTAACACGTTGGGAAGTGTTAAACAAAGACAAGGGTATGAATGCGGCAGAAAGTTTGGCGCAGAATTTTGGCGATAATGTTTTTCGGTTACGCGGCATCCCTGTAGGTGCGTCAGACGCAATAGCTGATGGTGTTGGAGAGTCTCTTGAAAGTGTAGACAGTGCCGGGGCTGCTGACAAGGTAGTAGCCGAATATGCGGACAGTATTTCAGATGGCAAAGGCGAGGTCGACAAAGCTTCTAACGATGTCAAGCAGACTGTTGAAGATGATTTAAACAGTGTGGATGGCGCAGATGCCGGAAGTAAAGCGGTTAACGAATTTGCAGGCAGTATTTCAGCAGGTGCAGGTGAGGCACAGAGTGCATCAGTGGCGGTAGCAGAAAATGCCGGTGCAGGCTTTGGCAGTGTGAGCATGGCACCGTATGGTATGGCGGCAACATGGAGTTATGCAAATGGTATTTCGTCTAATGTTGGTAACATTGTCGGAGCGTGGGTGTCGGTTCAAAATGCTACAAAAAACGGTTTAACCATAGATATAAGCGGTGAAGGCGAAGGTGCGATACAGACTTTTGCAAGCGGTATTCAGGCAAAAGGTCCTTTGGCCGTCAGCGCATCGGGAACGATTGCTAATAATTCAAAAACCAAGCTAAATATGAACACCTATTCGAGTGGTACAAATTTCGCTCAAGGCTTTATTAACGGTATGCGAGCCATGATGTCTACTGTAAATGCAACAGCGTACAATATGGGGCGTGGAGCAAAAAACAGCTTAAGCTCGGCTATCGGCGAACAATCTCCTGCAAAAGAGACTATAAAGAGCGGTAAGTATTTTGGTGAAGGCTTTGTCATCGGTTTAAATAAATCGGCTGACGGTGTAAATGGTGCATCAGCGACACTTGCAAGGGGTTCGTTAATTGCTTTTAACAACGAGCTTGCAAAGGGTGTGCAGGATTCTGTTGCTTCGGTATTTGCCAAAGGCTTTAAAAACGGGTTGCCTGAAAACGACGAAGAAAACACCAAACGGTTTAATTCGTTTAAGGAATCTCTGGACAAGCAATTGCAATATGGTGTAATCACACAGCAGGAATACTATGAGGGAATTGCAAAGTACAGAGATGAATACTTAACCGCAGGTACAAAAGAGTGGTTTGATGCAACCGATTCTATTTATGAATATACCGAAAACGCTCTGGAAGAACAGATTCAGAGTGAGCGGGAGATTTTAGACCGTTCGCACAGGTTCGGAATTATTTCTGACGCGGAGTATTACGCAAGTCTTGAGGCTATCCGTGATAAATATTTTAAAGTTGGTAGTGACGAATGGTTTGATTACACTGAAGAAATATTTGATTACCATGAACAGCTGAAAGAGGATGCCATTGAGAAAGCGGAGGAAGCGAGAGAAAAAGCCCAAGAGGTTTTAAGCGACGTTCTGGACGAAGCAAAAGACTTTTCCGAAAAGCTTTCGGATGTGGGTGGATTATATGACAGCGATGCTATTATCGGTGTTGAATATCAATGGTCCGAAGATGGCAGAACACTTACCGAAAAAGCGGTAAAAGGCATTGCACCTGCCGACTTGAATGCGCAGACGGCAGACATTCAGCGGTATGCAGATAACCTTATAAAGCTTAAAGGTAAAGTGCCTGCAGATCTGTTTGGTATGCTGAGGGATATGTCCGTAAAAGACGGTCTGGCATTTACGGACGCACTTCTTGCTTATGATGACGAGGCTTTAAATGCATATGTAAAGGCGTTTGAGGAAAAGGAAAGAGCAATAAGAAGTGTAACGGCTGAGCTTTATGGCGCAGAAGTTGTTGAAGCAAGTCAGGATTTGATTGATGCGGTGCAGGAAGAAGCGGGTGTTAAGCTTCCTGAGAAATTCTTTGCTATCGGCGAGGATTCCGGGGAGCAGTTCGCAGAGGGTTTTGCCGGAAAGCTTACAGAGATTGTCAAAAATGTTTCAGATGTGCTTGACGATGTGTATGGATTCTCAGGTATGCGACATGAGTACATGCACCAAAGCACTTTAGCAGGCGGCACAACTTATGCGCCCACATACGTTCTGCAATCTGCAGAGGGTGAAAGTACAGCGCGACAGATGCAGACCATTCAGAATGCCGAAACACAAAAACGGCTCAGGAACTGGAGGTAA
- a CDS encoding branched-chain amino acid ABC transporter permease: protein MYISLNTIILFGGVLTVVITVVTLVWKLFKWISGRDKLKEEINQLRDRIKLLEDKHNRDQEGTQNELTIVVYGLLACLKGLSEKGCNGPVTEAIEKIEKHINKQAHNQF, encoded by the coding sequence ATGTACATATCGTTAAATACAATTATTCTGTTTGGCGGTGTGCTTACGGTGGTTATCACGGTGGTAACCCTTGTCTGGAAGCTTTTTAAGTGGATAAGCGGAAGGGACAAGCTGAAGGAAGAGATTAATCAACTCAGAGACCGGATTAAACTTCTTGAGGATAAGCATAACCGCGACCAGGAAGGCACGCAAAATGAGCTTACCATTGTGGTGTATGGATTGTTGGCATGTCTTAAAGGTTTATCCGAAAAGGGGTGCAACGGTCCCGTGACCGAGGCAATCGAAAAAATTGAAAAGCATATTAATAAGCAGGCACATAACCAATTTTAA